Genomic segment of uncultured Desulfobacter sp.:
CTAATACCGCCTTTCCTTTTTGCAGATTCAACGGCTGGGTAGTTATTCTCAGATGCCTGGGTCCGATGGAATTTAAGGTCATGGTTGTTTCAACCATAAAATATCCCTTGTCATTTTCAAAGGTGTCCATCACCGTTGTCCGCAATTTGCATTGAATACAGGCCGTTCCAGAACCGCAGCCCTCCGGGGCGTCCTTGTGATAAATGCAGCCCAAAGCGTCGCCGCACAAAAGCCCGATCAATTGACTGTCATCCCTGTTCACAAACCTGCCTGCCATTTTATTTGCCAAAATCAATTTTCGATCTGCATCAAGCACCACGACCGCAATGGGTAAGTTGTCAATAATACACAAGATGTCATCCTCCGGCAGTGTGGCCGGAGAATGCAATAAGGTCTCTTCTATGTTAACCACTGTTACTCCTTTCTTCTATCTTTGATAGACCAAGGTTACACATGGCTGTTACTTGAAAAGTGAACAGGCCTTTGCCGCGATACTGTGAATATCCTCCACATAATCCACCGCGCCTATCAATCTGGCCGCTTTGGGCATCCCGTAAACAACGCTTGAGTGTTCATCCTGGGCAATGGTCACCGCACCTGCGTTTTTCATTTCTAGCAAGCCTTGTGCGCCGTCTTTGCCCATGCCGGTTAAGATGATTCCCACAGCGTTGCTCCCCGCAAGTCTTGCAACAGACCTGAACAAAACATCCACAGCCGGCCGCTGGTAATGAACCAGTGGGCCTGTTTTAACCGTTACAAAATATTTGGAGCCCGTTCGTTTCAAAAGCATGTGGAAATTACCCGGGGCAATGAGCGCTTGGCCATTTTTGACGGCATCCCCGTTTTCAGCTTCTTTCACATACATTGGGCTCAATTCATTGAGGCGGCCTGCAAAGGACTTTGTAAACTGAGCGGGCATATGCTGTACAACAACGACGCCCGGCGCGTTTTTCGGCATTTGGGTCAATACATTTTTAATGGCTTCGGC
This window contains:
- a CDS encoding histidine kinase dimerization/phospho-acceptor domain-containing protein, yielding MVNIEETLLHSPATLPEDDILCIIDNLPIAVVVLDADRKLILANKMAGRFVNRDDSQLIGLLCGDALGCIYHKDAPEGCGSGTACIQCKLRTTVMDTFENDKGYFMVETTMTLNSIGPRHLRITTQPLNLQKGKAVLVSIEDITEAKKYEQTKLDKEKLTAVLQTAGAICHEINQPLMAILGFSELLLDDAIHGQLNEDNVKEIKEQADRLAKITSKLMDITKYRTKKYLRSQILDIDAASSGTDPDPNR
- a CDS encoding chemotaxis response regulator protein-glutamate methylesterase, which produces MSKDIKVLVIDDSAVVRKVFKEQLSRHPGITVIDTAPDPYIARDKIVKLKPDVVTLDLEMPRMDGLTFLKKLMKYYPLPVIIVSSLSTKGSHLAMEALAIGALEVMAKPDNAYSVGDVSVQLAEKIKAVYAAKIPRSDHQQTANRQGPIASMTPAKYANKIIAIGASTGGAEAIKNVLTQMPKNAPGVVVVQHMPAQFTKSFAGRLNELSPMYVKEAENGDAVKNGQALIAPGNFHMLLKRTGSKYFVTVKTGPLVHYQRPAVDVLFRSVARLAGSNAVGIILTGMGKDGAQGLLEMKNAGAVTIAQDEHSSVVYGMPKAARLIGAVDYVEDIHSIAAKACSLFK